The segment TGAACCGGGAGGTCGGAGAAGTCTTCGATACCTATGTCTACACCACCGGGATCTCTCAGGGAGAGTACAGCTACAGTACCGCTGTCGGATTGTTCAAGTCCGTGGTCGGGCTGGTGCTGGTGTTCGGCTCGAACTTCCTGGCGAAGCGGTTCGGTGAGGAAGGCATTCTCTAAGGATTTTACAGTGAAAGGAGGTATGTTCTGTGTTAAAAGAAACATCCTGGCCCAGCCGTCTATTCGACCTGTTCAATATTGTCGTGCTGGCCGTTATTGCCATCATTACGATTGTCCCGTTCATCTATGTCGTGGCCGGCTCGTTCGCGACCCAGCGGGAGCTGCTGGAAAAAGGGTTTATTCTTTTCCCTACCGAATTCTCACTGGACGCGTACACCTATATCTTCTCCACCAGTACACTGATGCGGAGCCTGGGCGTGACCATCTTCATCACTGTGACCGGGACGCTGATCAATATTGTATTAACCTGCCTGATGGCCTATCCGCTATCCCGCCGGGATATGGATTTCCGCTCGCCGATTCAGCTGCTGGTGATCTTCACCATGCTGTTCAGCGGCGGGATGATTCCGACTTTCCTGGTCGTCAAGGAGCTGGGGATGATCGATACGTACTGGTCGCTCCTGCTTCCCGGGGCGATCAGCGCCTTCAACCTGATTATCGTGCGCAGCTTCTTCCAGCAGCTTCCGCCGGATCTGGAGGAGTCAGCCAAAATCGACGGCGCCAGCGACCCCGGCATCCTGCTGCGGATTGTCATTCCGCTGTCGCTGCCGGTGCTGGCCACGTTCTCGCTGTTCTACGCGGTCGGCCACTGGAACACCTATTTCAGCTCGATTCTCTACATTAATGATTCCACGATGTGGCCGATTCAGGTGCTGCTGCGCCAGATCGTCATGCTGTCCCAAGGCGGCAGCCTGGGCGACACCTCTTCGCTGGAGAGTAACTTCGTCCCGCCGGACCAGGCGGTGAAGATGGCCGTGATCGTCGTATCCACCATTCCGATTCTGATTGTCTACCCGTTCCTGCAGAAGCATTTCGCCAAGGGAGCTTTGCTGGGATCGGTGAAGGGCTGAGGAAGACAGCGGATACGGGGGATTATGGCGGATTACAGGGGAGTTAGCGTGCCTGATATATTGCCAACCGATGCGGGTCTGCTAAGTAATCAGGGCTGTAGGGCGAAATGTTGCAAATTATGCAGCTTGGGTGGACAGATAGCACGCTTGCGGGGAGGATTGTTGCATAAATTGCAAGAATAATTCCGTGGGCCCGCCTGAACAAGTTGAGATGCTGCCTTTTGTGCAACAATATTGAAATTGGGCCGCTAGAATCGGAGAAATGTTGCAATAGGTGCAGGATTACTTGGAAAGTTACTGGATCTCGGCCACTCGTACGCCTGCGCGGCCGAAAGTCCAACATTCTCTCGAGTCACGCCCTCGCCTTTTATCAGACTCCAAAGTTCGACGCACTCACACCACCACATAGAAGGAGAACAACAACCATGACAACAACCAAAGGGGCAAAATGCTTCAACAGACTGGCAGGGGCTGCGCTATCCGCAGTGCTGGTGCTGGGCGCATTAGCCGGATGCGGCAGCGACAACAAGGCGGCAGAGAACGCGAAAGGGACGGACGGGGCCGCAGCGCCTGCGGGACCGTACAAAATGTCCATGATGCTGACCAGCTACAACCCGGAGCCGATGGACCCGGAAGGCGAAATTTACAAGAAGCTCGAAGAACGGACCAACACCGATCTCAAAATCACCTGGGTCCCGTCCACGACCTATTCCGATAAGCTCAGCGCAACCATTGCCTCTGGTGAGATGCCAAGCGCCGTACTGGTGCTGGACCAGAAGCTCCCCTATATCGTCAATTCGGTCCGCTCGGGCATGTTCTGGGAGCTGGGGCCTTATCTGAAGGATTATCCGAACCTTAGCCGGATGAATGAGGTGGCGCTGAACGCAATTTCTATCGATGGTAAGGTGTACGGCATCTACCGGGCCCGCGATCTGGCCCGCGACGGCCTGATGCTGCGCAAGGACTGGCTGGAGAACCTGGGGCTGCAGGAGCCGAAGACGGTGGATGACTTTTACAAGGTGCTCCAGGCATTTGTGAAGAATGACCCGGACAAGAACGGCAAGGCAGATACCATCGGTCTGGCCGAGCAGCAGGTGGCGGCGGGCTGGCGGGCAATGCTGACCTGGATGGGCGGTCCGGCGGACTGGGAGATCAAGGACGGCAAGGCGAGCCCGGCGCATCTGAATCCGGCTTTTCTGGAGACAATGAAGTTCTACAAGAAGCTGTATGATGAGAAGCTGATCAACCTCGATTTCGCAGTGGTCAAGGACGGCAAGCAGATGATCAACGCAGGCAAGGCCGGGGCATGGATTGCTAACCTGAATGATGCCAACGGGATTGAAGAAAGTGTGCAAAAGGTGACACCAACCGGTTCTATCACGATGGTTAACGCGCTGGAAGGTCCAGAAGGGCTGCGCAGTCCCGGCGGCTCCGGCTCCTACGGCCTCTTCATGATCCCCAAGACGTCTGTGAAGACGGAGGAGGAGCTGAAGGCGGTGCTGAACTTTTTTGACAAGGTGTCGGATGAAGATATGCAGAATATGCTGGTGAACGGTCTGGAGGGCCGACAATTCACGCTGGAGAACGGAAATTACGTCAAAACAGCTGATCCCAAGCTGCTGGCGGAATACGGTATGGGCGACTCCTCGCAGCTGGCTGTTCTGAGAGATAAAGTGGTGACCTACGGCAAGCCGCTGGTGCATCTGCGCGATGAGATGTGGAAGAAGAATGCGGAGATCGCTGCGGTGAATCCGGTGCAGCCTTTTATTTCCGACACGTACAGCGAACGGGGCTCTGAGCTTAGCAAAATCATCGACGATGCCCGGGTCCGCTTCATTATGGGCGATCTGGACGAGAACGGGTGGAACCAGGCGGTAGCGAAGTGGGAGCAGGACGGCGGTGCCAAAGTCATTGAGGAATATACGGCGGCTTACAATAACGCCAACGCCAAATAGGCAGGAATGGAATTCCCCATATGCTAGAATGAAACCAACAACGTAGATTGCGGGGGGAGTTAGTGATGCGGATACGGATATCCAGCTATTTATTGAAATTAATCCTGTTTACCCTGGTGATCGGCGCCTTCCCGGTGCTGATCCTGGGATGGTATTCCTATCACTACTCCTCCCAGTCGGTGCTTCAGCAGGTAGAGGAACGCAACTCCCAGGTGCTGCGGCAGAGCCAGCTGCGGGTGGAGCAGACGCTGAAGATGATCGATTTCTCCACCACACAGCTGCTGGGGCTGCCCACGGTAACGAAGGCGATTGCCACGAAGCTGGATATTAAGGACATGGACATGATTCATGAACTGTACAAAAATCTCTCCTCGATCCAGACCTTCGAGCTCGGCATTAAAGATGTGTATCTGTTCAGTCTGGAACAGGATTGGCTGATTACCAACTCCGGCATGGACGCTTACAGCCAACCGGGGCTGAAGGAGAAGCTGCGCCCGTTCGCCGGGATGCCCGGCGGATCGATGTGGCTCAGCGGCAATTCTGCCAGTATCCAGGGAGCGGACGGGATGGTTGAACTGAATCATGCGGTCATGAATATCAAAAAATGGCCGATTAACGCCAGCCGCCCCCGCGGATTAATCGCGGTAGTGCTGTCGTCCCAGCAGCTGACTGACCTGATCGGCAACGAGCCGGGGCCGGGCAGTGTGTTCATTCTGGATGAGGACGGCCGGGCCATCACCCACTCCAATCCTTCGCTGCTCGGCAGGGACCTGTCGGCCGAAGGGTATATTACTGCGATTCGTGAGCGGGAGGATACGGCCGGGGTGTTCAGCGGAATTGCCGGGGAGCGTAAGGCTTCGATCTCCTTCCGCAAGTCTGCCTATAACGGCTGGACTTATGTGTCGGTTATCCCGACAGAAGCGGTCACCCGTCAGGCCACCGCAATCGGGAGGACCTCTATTCTGATCAGTCTGAGTGTTCTGGCTGCCACGATGCTGGCGGCGCTGGTCGGCTCCCGCCGGATGTACAGTCCGGTGCGGCATATTTACCGTTCCCTGCTGCCCGACAATAAGGACCCGCGTCCCAAAAAGGATGAGTTCATCGCCATCTCTGACCGCATTCAGGGCATTTTGTCCGACCAGTCCAAGCTCCAGTTGGAGCTGGCGGGCCAGCAGCAGCAATTAGCGGAGTTCCTGCTCCGCAAGCTGATGCTGGGGGAAGCACGATTCCAGGGTCTCCCCGAACGCCTCCAGGATTACGGCTATGGACACACGGGGAAGTGGACGCTGATGCGGGTTCTGCTGGTGCAGGTAGACCGGCTGGACCACAGCAGATTCACCGAAGAAGACCGGGATCTGCTGCTGTTCGCGATCAGCAATATCGCCCAGGAGGTTATTCCCGAGGGGGACCGGCTGCCGCCGATTGTCATCCGCGAGTCGGTGGTGCTGCTGACCGGCACCAGCTCGCAGTCCGAGGAGGCCTTCAAGGAGGCGGTGTATGCCAGGGCGGCAGAAGTGCAGGCATCGGTCAAAAGCTATCTGCAATTGCAGACGAGCATCGGCATCAGCCGTTCCTGCCAGGCCTGGACCGAGGTGGGGCGTGGCTATGAGGAAGGTGAGAATGCGCTGAAGTACCGGGCCCGGCTCGGGGAAGAGGTCATTCTGTTCATAGAGGATGTGCAGCCTGCCAGCCGCAAGGAGATCGTCTACCCTAAGCAGCTCGAAGATGAGCTGTCCGAAGCGATCAAGTCGCATGACCGGGAGCAGGCCGGGGTGCTGCTGTCGCGGATGATGAACGCGCTGGCCGGCGAGGAGGCGGACCACCAGGAATACCAGATGTCACTGGTCCGCCTGCTGATGGACCTGATCCGGCTGCTCCAGGATGCCGGCATCTCCCATCATCTGCTGAACGCCGGGGAGAACTCGCTGTTCGAGGAGCTGCTTGCCATGCACAGTCCCGGCGATATTGAATCCTGGTTCGGGAAGGCGATTGTGTATCCGGCCATAGAGCTGCTGAAGCAGCGGCAGGAGAACCAGTTTACCAGCATCTCCGAAGAGGTGAAGCAGCTGATTGCCGAAGCGTTCGATACGGACCTGACGCTGGAGAAATGCTCGGCCCGGCTGAACTATCATCCACAGTATATCGGCCGGGTGTTCCGCCAGGAGACGGGGAGCAGCTTCACGGACTATCTGGCGCAATACCGGCTTACGGTAGCCAAAAGATGGCTGAAGGATACTGATCTGACAATCACCGAAATTGCCATGAAGCTGAAATACAATAACCCGGCCAACTTCATCCGCTACTTCCGCAAGATGGAGGGGATGACACCGGGCCAGTACCGGGCGGGCCTGACCGAATAAAGGGACGGCCGCTGGTAGTGGAAGCAGAACAGGAAAGGTGTGCAATCCAATTGAATTCAATTACTGCAAGCCAAGGTAAGTCTTACGGTGCGTTCCGAAACGGGGGCAGACAGTATGTCATTACAACGCCCCGCACACCGGCAAAATGGTTTAATTATCTGTTCAACGACACGTATTACACGGAGGTATCGCAGACCGGCCAGGGGGACAGTGTGGCCTTCCGGCCCCGCCACCGTACGATAACAAGGGGATTCCGCTATTTCTATCTGAAGGATCAGGTCACGGGCGATGTCTGGTCACCGCTCTATCAACCGCTGAAGACCGAGCCTGAATGCTATGAATGCATTCATAGTCTGGGAACGACCGAGATCCTCTCGGAAGCGCAGGGAATCAGGTCGTCCGTGCATGTGTTTGTCCCGCGTACAGGCCAGCAGGAAATTTGGACGGTTACGCTGCGCAACATCGGCGCAGAGCCTAGGGAGTTGTCGTTGTTCAGTGCGTTTGCACTGGAGAACGGTGGCGTGATGGGCAGCCGGTGCCACTTCGATGAAGCCTCGCAGACAGTCTCCAGCTATTCCTTCCCGTATCACGTGACTTATGAGCAGAAGGCCGGATGCGATGATCATACGAATCGTGTTTATGTCTATCCGGATGCTCCTGCGGCTTCCTATGATTGCAGCCAGCGGGCCTTCTTCGGCGGCGATGAGCTGAATGAGCTGCCCGAAGCGGTACGCAGGGGAGTGTGCTCGGGCCGGGTGGCCGAGGCGGAGCATCCGCTGGGCGCTTTCCAGCATACGATGCTCCTCCAGCCGGGGGAGCAGGCTGAGCGGCGTTTCGTGCTGGGCTGTGCTCATTCGCTGGAGGACATCCGCCACAGCCAGGCGGAGCTTGCGGATCAGGGGTTTGCGTCCCTGCTTCAGGAGACGGAAGCATACTGGGAGCAGATGTGCGGCAGCTTCCAGGTGGAGACACCGGATGCGGATGTGAATGCTTTTATGAATAGCTGGCTGCAAAAACAGATCATCATGCAGACCCGCACCAACCGCATGTCCAATTACTGCCCGGTCCGCAACCAGCTGCAGGATGCGCTGGGGTATGCCCTGGTTGATCCGCAAGGCGCAGCGGAGTATATGATCTCTGTGCTGGAGGGCCAGGAGACTAGCGGTTTCATTCAGCAGTGGATCATGACCGATGGCTCGCCGCCCAAGAATCTGTGCCTGCTGAAGCACACAGACGGGCCGGTGTGGCTGGTGATCTGTTTCACCGCGCTGTTGAACCAGTATGGGGACCCGGAGCTGTTGCACCGCAGGGTCAGCTTCAAAGACTCCGGTGATAGCGCTACCATCTATGAGCACTTGCTGCTGGCTGTAGATTACATGGCAGGTGCAACTGGTGCCCACGGGCTGTGCCTGATGGGTGACGGGGACTGGAATGACCCGATCAACGGGCCGGGCCGGCTGGGGCGCGGCGAATCCGCCTGGAATACGATGGCGCTGGTCTACGCGATCCGGGCGTTGATTCCTTTCAGTGAGCGGCTTGCGGATACAGCGGCTGTGCAGCGTCTGAATGATGCAGCCGCGCAGCTGTCGGCAGCGGTGAACCGCACCTGCTGGGACGGTGCGTGGTATGTGGCCGGATTCGACGATGAAGGCCGGGCATTCGGCACCGCCCGGGATGAAGAGGGCAGGCTCTTCCTGAACACCCAGACCTGGGCGGTCATGAGCGGTATTGCTGAAGGGGAGCGGCTGGAGCAGTGCCTGGCGGCCATCGACAGCCTGAATACACCGTTCGGCCCCCGGCTGCTCGAGCCGCCATTCAGCGGCTGGAATCCGCGCTGGGGCCGGATTAGTCTGAAGCTGGCCGGGACGACCGAGAATGGCTCTGTCTACTGCCATGCCTCGATATTCAAGGCGTTCGCCGACTGCATCGCCGGGCGGGGGCAGGAAGCCTGGGAGACACTCCGCCGGACGCTGCCGACGAACCCGGATAATCCGCCGGAGCGGAATGGGCAGGTACCGATTTACGTGCCGAATTATTATTTCGGCCTCGCGGACTCCCCGAACTACGGCAAATCCAGCCATCATGTGCCCACCGGAACCGTAGGCTGGATGCTCTGGACCACGCTCGAATATGCCCTGGGTATTCGCGCTACGATGAGCGGACTGGTCATCGATCCCTGTATCTCTGCGGAATGGCCGGAGTACCGGGTGGAGCGCCGGTTCCGGGATTCGGTCTACCTGGTTCATGTGCTGAACCCTAACCGGATTGGCTGCGGGATGGTGAAGGTTACGGTGAACGGAAAGGAATGGACGGAGCCTGTGCTTCCTTATGAGGCGGGGCAGGTGTATGAGGTGACGGCTGAGTTGAAGCGATGATGGAGAAGCAGCCGAAAGTCCAAATGTTCACCGGAGTGCCGATTACGCTTTAAGAATACTAGAGATCGGAGTGGATAACATATGCTGTTCCCCAAAGATACATTAACCCGTGAAATCAAAGACCTGTCCGGCATCTGGTGCTTTAAGCCGGACCCGGACAACCGGGGCAGGGAAGAGAATTGGCAGGCGCAGCCGCTCCGGGACACGATCCTGATGCCGGTGCCCGCCAGCTATAACGATATCACCCAGGATGCTGCGCTGCGCGATCATATCGGCGACGTCTGGTATGAGCAGACGTTCATCGTGCCGCGCTCCTGGTCCGGGGAGCGGATCATGCTCTGGGTCGGCAGTGCCTGCCATCATGCCGTGGTATGGGTGAATGGGGTGGAGGTGGCCGCTCATAAGGGCGGCTTCCTGCCTTTTGAAGCGGAGATTACGGAGAAGGTCCTGCCCGGACAGGAGAACCGGGTGACGATAGTGGTCAACAATGTGCTGGACTGGCAGACCCTGCCGCCGGGGCGTATCCGCACCTTTGAGGATGAGAAGCATCCTGAAGGCTACCGGGTGCAGGAGTATTTTCATGATTTTTTCAACTATGCGGGCTTGCACCGGCCTGTGAAGCTGTATCGGACCGCCACAGCGTACATCAGTGACATCACTGTCATTCCAGATGTGCAGGGGCAGACGGGAATCATCAGCTATTCGGTTGAAGTCTCTGCGGCCGAAGGCGGGGGCCGGGTGCGGCTGTTGGATGAAGAGGGAGTGGAGGTGGCCGCCGGGACAGGCTGCTCAGGCACCTTACGGGTGGAGAACGCCAAATTATGGAGGCCGCTGAAGGCTTACCTCTATACCTTGCATGTGGAGCTTGTTGACGCAGACGGGCAGGTCACCGACCACTATCCGCTCCAGACCGGCATCCGTACAGTGAAGGTGGAAGGGACACGGTTCCTGATCAACGGCGAGCCGTTCTACTTCAAGGGGTTCGGGAAGCATGAAGACAGCGATATCCGCGGCAAGGGACTGGACCATGCAGTCAACGTGAAGGATTTCAACCTGCTGCGCTGGATCAACGCCAACTCCTTCCGCACCTCGCACTATCCATATGCCGAAGAGCTGCTGGAGCTGGCGGACCGTGAGGGGATTGTGGTTATTGGAGAAGTGCCTGCCGTCGGCTTCACGTTCTTCAATTATAAGGACAAGGTGTATACCCCGGATCAGGCGAACGACGAGACGCTGGCCCATCACCAGGAGGTGCTTTGCGATCTCATTGCCCGGGACAAGAATCATCCGTCAGTGGTGATGTGGAGTCTGGCCAATGAAGCAGCCACATTCCAGGACGAGGCGGTGCCGTATTTCCGCCAGTTAGCCGATACCGCCCGCAGGCTAAACCCGCAGCGCCCGATCACCATTGTGCAGTGGCCGCTGCCGGATAAGTGCAAGGTGGCGCAGTTTTTTGACGTCATCTGTGTGAACCGCTATTACTCCTGGTATCAGGACCCGGGTGCGCTTGAGCTGGTAGAGCATCAGGTGGAGTGGGAGCTGACGAACTGGTACCGCCGCTTCGGCAAGCCGGTCATCATGACGGAATATGGAGCGGACGCCATCGCCGGTTTCCATCAGGACCCGCCTGTCATGTTCACCGAGGAGTATCAGCAGGAGCTGCTGACCCGGTATCACAATGTGTTCGACCGGCTGGATTTTGTGATCGGGGAGCATGTGTGGGCCTTTGCCGATTTTGCCACCAAGCAGGGAATTACCCGCATTAACGGGAACAAGAAGGGCGTGTTCACCCGCCAGCGCCAGCCCAAAGCCGCCGCCCGGATGCTCTGCAGCCGCTGGGGGGAGATGGGGGAGTACCCGGGGAAGGGATAGGGCAGTTCAATGCCAAGGGGTGGGCGCTGGGTGAGACAGATCCTAGAACTCTAAGGGAGCAAAATACATTGCGGAAAGCTAAGGAGTTAATGGGCTAAGTGAAGCGTGCGTTTGGATGGAAATAGTTTGATTTTGGGCACTTGCTGACGAACGAACGTCCCTTGCAGGAACAGTAGTTGGACAAATGGACACTTAAATTAGCGCATATTGCTCAATGCAGCGAAAAGTAATAGCAGTCGTTGCTCTTTTTCCACTTGCTTCGGCGGACTCCTGGAAATACGAGGAATTAAGATACATTTATCCAATTGTTTGTTGCGGTGGAGTTTATTACCTGTTCTGCCTTCCCCTAGATCGTTCCGTGATCTAATTGGTTAAATAAGGGGATTTATTCACTTGTATTATACTGGAAAACTCTTAGAATAGTAGTAAAGATAACTACCCAAGGCTGTTAAGGTCTGCCGGTTAAGGGACTTCATCAAACCTACTATAAGGAGATTGCCCATGAAGCTGCTGCTGGAGGATTACGAGGGAATCAGGCGCTGGATGTACCGCAATGCCCGTCCGCTGGACCTGGCGAGATGGAGATTTCACTTTGAGGGCGGCGGGGCTGAGCTGGTACTGGAAGCGCTGTCTGCCTATCAGAATGAGGATGGGGGCTTCGGCCATGCCCTGGAAGCGGACGCGTGGAATCCGCATTCCACGCCCATTCAGACCGCTACAGCGGTGGAGAGGCTGCTGGAGCTGGAATTTGCAGATAACGGGCATCCGCTGGTGGAGGGAATTCTGAAATACCTGGACAGCGGTGCGGATATGGATGGCCGAACGTGGAGGAATGTCGTAGCTTCCAATAATGATTATCCTCATGCCCCCTGGTGGCATACAAGCTCGGACAGTACTTCCCGCAGTATGTATAATCCGACAGCTATTCTGGCCGGATTCATTCTGAAGGCTGCTCCGAAGGATAGCGGGCTGTATGCCACCGGACTAGGGATTGCCCGTGAGCTGACGGAGCTTTTCCTGCGTGATCCAGCTATTGAGATGCACCCGCTGAAATGCGTGGATACGCTGCTGCATTGCATCACCTGGGCCGGGCTGCAGGAGCACTTCCCCTATGTGGAGCTGCACAAATCCTTCAAAGAACAGAGCGCACGGCTGATCAGCCGCGATGAGGGGAATTGGAACGGGTATGGCTGCAGGCCGTCAGCGTTCATCCATTCGCCGCATAGTCCCGGATACGCTGAACTCGGCGGGCTGCTGCACCAGGAGCTGGATTATCTGCTGGAGACCCGAAATGCCGCAGGCGTCTGGGAGCTGACCTGGAGCTGGGAAGGATATGAACGCGAGTTTGCTGTCAGTGAGAACTGGTGGAAGGCGCATATCGTGATTGAGAATTTGCGGCTGCTGCGGGAATTCGGACGAATGGCGGAGCTGCCGGGGATTGACTAGGAATTGAATTTACCTTGAAAAAATAATGCAGCGCATGTTAAGCCACAGCTCTCCGGATGGAGGGGCTGTGGCTTGAGTTCGTACCGGATGCTTGCAAAGGCAGCAGACAGAAGCCGTTACTGTGCTCTATCCGTTTGAACAAATTCCTGCTCGTAAATGGCCTGCACGTCCTTAAGGATACGGCTGCTATGCTCTGTGAATTTCAGCGGTCGTACCTGATTCTTGATCAGGAAGACACCGGACTTGCCGCTGTGTTCGCCCAGAGCCGCCTGATACAGCAGGCCTGCCCCGTGGGTAGGCTCGGGAAAGAACAAGCGCGTAATGGGCTTTAACCACAGCGGGATACCGGATTTTTTGCCGCTGCGAAGGGTGTTGTTGCCGCCGGGATCGGCGCTCCGGATCAGGATGCCTTCAGCTGCAAGCGCCGGGGCTACCGCCTCTGTCCACAAGGACATGGCGCGCTTGGTGTCGGCATACGGGCCGGTCAGCATCTGAAATTTCGCCGGATGCTCCAGTGAAGCCGGGTCGAAGCTGCGCTTCATCATAAAAGCATTAGAGGACGTATTCACGACCGTGCGGAGCGTGCCTTGCAGCAGGAGCGGCTTCAGCTCCATCGTAATGATGTACGGAACCACCGTCTGCAGCTCATAATGCAGCTCACGCCCTTGCTTGGACAAGAGTAACTCGGGGAAGCTGCCCCCGGCATTATTGAACAGGAGGTCAAGGTGCGCTTCGTGGCGGTTAATATCCTGCAAGGCACTCCGTAATTGGCCAAAATCGCTTAAATCAGCCTTATAGATTCTTAGCTGCCCGCTGCTGAGCGCCTTATGGATGAGCGGGTCATCTTCAGCAAAAGCTGAGCGGATCAGTGCGAGCACCTCCCAGCCTTCGTCCAGCATCCGGCGGGTCAAGGCCAGTCCGATGCCATGATTTGCTCCAGTGATCAGCGCTGTGCGGGGGGTATGCGTTATGTTCATTATAATTGCTCCTTCGGATTTGATTAGGTGAATGGTGTCCATTCTATAACTTGGAGCTGAGTCCAAGTCAAGTGCCGGAATTAACCGTTGACTTGGAGCTGACTCCAGGTTATACAATGGTACGAAGGAACTTTTAGAGCAAGTAGAGAGGAATGGTTCTATGAGTTTGGCGGAAGCGGATCTTGCGCAGGGATATTCGATTAAGGAAACGGCGGAGCGGACCGGAATGCCGGAGGATACGATACGGTACTACGAGAAGATAGGACTGCTGCCCCGGGCGAAGCGCAAGGGGAACAGCCACCGCATTTATAGCGATGCGGATCTGGAGATGATGCAGATGATCTCCTGTCTCAAAAAAACAGGGATGTCACTCGACGATATGCGGCCCTATCTGAATCTGTCACTCGACACGGACTTGTCCG is part of the Paenibacillus sp. FSL M7-0420 genome and harbors:
- a CDS encoding MerR family transcriptional regulator is translated as MSLAEADLAQGYSIKETAERTGMPEDTIRYYEKIGLLPRAKRKGNSHRIYSDADLEMMQMISCLKKTGMSLDDMRPYLNLSLDTDLSGYPELHEMIRNHRSKILEQIASLQQIVDFIDVKIEQGTLGPQTCELTGDRKQMPRGRKAKAKAKA